The following coding sequences lie in one Glycine soja cultivar W05 chromosome 16, ASM419377v2, whole genome shotgun sequence genomic window:
- the LOC114390359 gene encoding probable linoleate 9S-lipoxygenase 5 has translation MNINGMPKKASSSVPKWQYSSSVTTKMLNNLNPICQATQQLTLKGKFVITHNHSKSIPGKLISVQIYSETEVDPETGKGKLSEKACFKQCESMKHSHDAQTMIYKIKIHIDSHFGTPRAFLIQNKHKKKFFLQSASIETNDHIIHFDCNSWIYPIKKTKSDRLFFSNRCCLPSHTPRALVELRKEELDRLRGNGMGERKEWDRIYDYDCYNDLGDPDKGPEHLRPVLGGSRLFPYPRRGRTGRKHSTAGPSCESRPQPMNFDIYVPSDERFGPNKLKELKSNCVHAMVHFLSPKAEFLPRRISADFHSFEELLDMFSSNRNQTIEGWMRDNLKKLIPVEHLKEINHAMKENHGQLPIPQIISENEWAWKDDMEFGRQMIAGTHPTRIQCLTTFPPQNKFGIQSSIKQSIIEQRLEGWTLSQAMEHGRIFMLDHHDYLIPYLNRINANGVCAYASRTLLFLRSDGMLKPLTIELSLPGQYPHLEIHRVFLPAKQGTQAALWQLAKAHVLANDAVYHQLISHWLYTHAVIEPFIIATKRRLSVMHPIHRLLNPHFKDTMHINALARLILINSGGIFERILFPGEICMQISCDLYKEWRFKEQGLPADLLKRSMAVKDPDINNPTGIQLLLLDYPYATDGLEIWVVIKEWVKDFCSFFYKDNEAIEGDVELQAWWSEIRTNGHGDKHNDTWWYQLTTLSNLVEALTTLIWIASAKHASLNYGQHAYNGYPPNRPTLCRKFVPLEGRVEFGEFLKDPDKFFLGMLPDRFEMSLAVALVDVLSRHTSDEVYLGCQQSPGWIDNEVIQNRFAEFKQELKEIQSRIMQRNRDLKLKNRRGPANIEYTLLYPDTSSSASTSGITGRGIPNSISI, from the exons ATGAATATCAATGGAATGCCAAAAAAGGCTTCAAGTAGTGTGCCCAAATGGCAGTACTCTTCTTCCGTCACAACCAAAATGTTGAATAACTTGAATCCTATATGCCAAGCTACCCAACAATTAACTCTCAAGGGGAAGTTTGTGATCACGCACAATCATAGCAAATCAATACCTGGAAAATTAATTTCTGTTCAGATTTATAGTGAGACAGAGGTGGATCCTG AGACTGGTAAAGGGAAGTTGAGTGAAAAAGCATGTTTCAAACAGTGTGAGAGCATGAAACATAGCCATGATGCACAAACCATGATATATAAAATCAAGATTCATATTGACTCACATTTTGGAACTCCAAGAGCTTTTctgattcaaaacaagcacaagaAGAAATTCTTCCTTCAATCTGCATCTATTGAGACTAATGACCACATCATTCACTTTGATTGCAATTCCTGGATATATCCAATCAAGAAGACCAAATCTGATAGACTCTTCTTCTCAAATAGA TGCTGTCTTCCAAGTCACACACCAAGAGCACTAGTGGAACTAAGAAAGGAAGAGCTTGATAGATTGAGGGGAAAtggaatgggagaaagaaaggaATGGGATAGAATTTATGACTATGACTGCTATAATGACCTTGGTGATCCTGACAAAGGTCCAGAGCACCTTAGACCTGTCCTTGGTGGCTCAAGGTTATTTCCATATCCTCGTAGAGGAAGAACAGGTCGAAAACATAGTACAGCAG GTCCATCGTGTGAGAGCCGACCACAACCAATGAACTTTGACATATATGTTCCATCAGATGAGAGATTTGGCCCCAATAAATTGAAGGAGTTGAAATCAAATTGTGTCCATGCTATGGTACATTTTTTATCACCAAAGGCAGAATTCTTACCACGACGAATTTCTGCTGACTTTCATTCATTCGAAGAGTTGCTTGACATGTTTTCTAGCAATAGGAACCAAACAATAGAGGGATGGATGAGAGACAACTTGAAGAAACTGATACCTGTTGAGCACTTAAAGGAAATCAATCATGCAATGAAAGAAAACCATGGGCAATTACCTATCCCTCAAATCATATCTG AAAATGAATGGGCTTGGAAAGATGATATGGAGTTTGGACGACAAATGATTGCAGGAACTCACCCCACCAGAATCCAGTGCTTAACG ACATTCCCGCCTCAAAACAAATTCGGAATACAGAGTTCGATAAAACAATCAATCATAGAACAGAGGCTAGAAGGATGGACACTTTCTCAA GCAATGGAACATGGAAGAATATTCATGCTGGACCACCATGACTATCTCATTCCATATTTGAACAGAATAAATGCAAATGGGGTATGTGCTTATGCATCCAGGACTCTTCTATTCTTAAGGAGTGATGGCATGCTTAAACCATTGACAATAGAACTTAGCTTGCCAGGCCAATATCCTCACCTTGAAATCCATAGAGTTTTTCTTCCAGCCAAGCAGGGAACACAAGCAGCACTTTGGCAGCTAGCTAAAGCTCATGTTTTAGCTAATGATGCTGTTTACCATCAACTAATTAGCCATTG GTTATACACCCATGCAGTTATTGAACCATTTATCATTGCCACCAAAAGAAGGCTAAGTGTTATGCATCCAATCCATCGGTTGTTGAATCCACATTTCAAAGACACCATGCACATAAATGCATTGGCAAGACTGATACTTATAAACTCAGGAGGAATTTTCGAGAGAATATTATTTCCTGGTGAGATCTGTATGCAGATATCATGTGACCTCTATAAAGAGTGGAGATTTAAGGAACAAGGACTTCCTGCCGATCTACTCAAAAG GAGCATGGCTGTAAAAGATCCAGACATAAATAACCCCACTGGGATTCAACTTCTATTGCTGGACTATCCCTATGCCACTGATGGACTTGAAATATGGGTAGTCATCAAAGAATGGGTCAAAGACTTTTGCTCATTCTTCTACAAAGACAATGAGGCCATTGAGGGTGATGTTGAACTCCAAGCCTGGTGGTCAGAGATTAGAACAAATGGCCATGGTGACAAACACAACGACACATGGTGGTACCAACTGACAACACTCTCAAACCTTGTGGAGGCACTAACAACCCTCATATGGATTGCTTCTGCCAAGCATGCATCTCTAAACTATGGCCAACATGCATACAATGGTTACCCTCCAAACCGCCCCACGCTATGCCGGAAGTTTGTGCCTCTAGAAGGCAGAGTGGAGTTTGGTGAGTTCCTTAAGGACCCAGATAAGTTCTTCCTTGGGATGCTACCTGATAggtttgagatgagtcttgcaGTGGCATTGGTGGATGTGCTCTCACGACACACTAGTGATGAGGTCTACTTGGGGTGCCAGCAATCACCAGGTTGGATAGACAATGAAGTGATTCAAAATAGGTTTGCTGAGTTCAAGCAAGAACTAAAGGAGATTCAGTCAAGGATCATGCAAAGGAATAGGGACCTTAAGCTTAAGAATAGACGTGGTCCTGCAAACATTGAGTACACTCTTTTGTACCCTGACACCTCTAGTTCTGCCTCAACAAGTGGAATCACTGGAAGGGGGATACctaatagcatatcaatttga